The proteins below come from a single Papaver somniferum cultivar HN1 chromosome 11, ASM357369v1, whole genome shotgun sequence genomic window:
- the LOC113322144 gene encoding pleiotropic drug resistance protein 2-like isoform X2, which translates to MGEENGNIGRSNSNRRGSWNTPSFSEAWSSHNQPDVFQEGNTSSRREDYEEEELKWAALERLSTDKTVQATDTNGEIDITKLRPRDKKLMESILKVVEEDNERFLRRLRDRTDRVGIEIPKIEVRFENLSIEADAYVGSRALPTLLNSTLNAVEAFLGLVWLVPSKRRINKILRNVSGIVRPSRMTLLLGPPGSGKTTLLQALSGKHDMELRVSGKITYCGHKFTEFVPQRTCAYISQDDLHHGEMTVRETLDFSGRCLGVGTRYEILAELSKREQETGIEPDPQIDAFMKATAMGGQKTSLVTDYVVKILGLDICEDIMVGNDMIRGISGGQKKRLTTGEMLAGPAKALFMDEISTGLDSSTTFQIVRCMRQMVHIMDVTMIISLLQPAPETFELFDDIILLSEGHIVYQGPRENILEFFEHMGFKCPERKGIADYLQEVTSRKDQEQYWFDKNQPYRYVSPSDFVYSYHLFHLGQELQSSLSAPYNKKKSHPAALVTEKYGISNWELFKACFSREWLLMKRNSFIYVFKTMQITIMSLITMTVFLRTEMKHSQISDGGKYYGALFFSLINVIFNGMGEMAMTVSRLPVFFKQRDFLFYPAWAFGLPIWLLRVPVSALESGIWVILTYYTIGFAPDITRFFRQFLAFFCVHQMALSLFRFIAAAGRTMVIANTMGTFTMLVVFVLGGFIISKDDIPPWMIWGYYVSPMMYGQNAIAINEFLDDRWNMPINDPAHPNSSDTTVGKMLLKSRGMFAQEYWYWISIGALVGFSLLFNVCFLAALTYLTPSVDSRTTMGESEEVKSNQKLSSTGKQKLTSPEISSVSVEGVDMAVKKVPHTRNSSIGVADHSPRRGMVLPFQPLSISFNHINYSVDMPAEMKKQGIEENRLQLLRDVSGAFRPGILTALVGVSGAGKTTLMDVLAGRKTGGYIEGTINISGYPKIQETFARVSGYCEQNDIHSPNVTVYESILYSAWLRLSPEVKREKRQMFVEEVMELVELDPVRNAIVGLPGVNGLSTEQRKRLTVAVELVANPSIIFMDEPTSGLDARAAAIVMRTVRNTVDTGRTVVCTIHQPSVDIFEAFDELLSMKRGGQVIYGGPLGRHSHKLIEYFESISGVPKIKDGYNPATWMLEVTAPSVETQLKVDFAQAYANSTLYQRTQELINELSSPVPGSEDLHFPTKYSQGFPTQCIACFRKQHWSYWRNPQYNSVRFLMTFMFGFLFGVIFWDKGRQTGKQQDLLNLLGAMYAAVMFLGATNASSVQSVVSIERTVFYRERAAGMYSSLAYAFSQVAIEIIYVAIQTLVYTLLIYSMIGFEWQLHKFIWFYYFIFMCFVYFTMCGMMMVALTPGYQMAAIVMSFIYTLWNLFAGFLIPRPQIPVWWRWYYWASPVSWTLYGLVTSQVGDKNTPLEIPGQAEKIMLQDFLKDNLGFEYNFLGYVALGHLGFVLLFFFVFAYGIKFLNFQRR; encoded by the exons ATGGGGGAAGAGAATGGTAATATAGGAAGGTCAAATAGTAATAGACGAGGAAGTTGGAACACACCAAGTTTCAGTGAAGCATGGAGTTCTCATAATCAACCAGATGTTTTTCAAGAAGGGAATACAAGTAGTAGAAGAGAAGATtacgaagaagaagagttgaaatgggCTGCTTTAGAAAGGCTTTCAACTGATAAAACAGTACAAGCTACGGATACTAATGGAGAAATTGATATTACAAAATTAAGACCCCGAGATAAGAAACTTATGGAAAGTATTCTCAAGGTTGTGGAAGAAGATAATGAACGGTTTCTTCGTCGGCTCAGGGATCGCACTGATCG GGTTGGGATTGAGATTCCTAAGATTGAAGTTCGATTCGAAAATCTATCGATTGAAGCAGATGCTTACGTTGGAAGCAGGGCACTTCCTACTTTGCTCAATTCCACCTTGAATGCAGTTGAG GCATTTTTAGGACTAGTTTGGCTAGTGCCATCAAAGAGGCGGATAAACAAGATACTCCGAAACGTGAGTGGAATAGTTAGACCATCAAG GATGACACTGCTACTTGGACCTCCAGGCTCTGGGAAAACAACATTGTTGCAAGCGCTTTCGGGGAAGCATGATATGGAGCTTAGG GTATCTGGGAAAATTACATACTGCGGACATAAGTTTACAGAATTTGTCCCCCAGAGAACATGTGCTTATATCAGCCAAGATGATCTTCACCATGGAGAGATGACAGTTAGAGAAACATTAGATTTTTCTGGGCGTTGCTTGGGTGTTGGAACTAGATATGAAATTCTAGCAGAACTGTCTAAGCGTGAGCAAGAAACAGGAATAGAACCTGATCCTCAGATTGATGCATTCATGAAAGCTACTGCAATGGGAGGCCAGAAAACTAGTCTAGTTACAGATTATGTAGTCAAG ATCCTTGGACTAGACATTTGCGAGGATATTATGGTGGGTAACGATATGATTAGGGGAATTTCAGGTGGGCAAAAGAAACGTCTGACGACAG GAGAGATGTTAGCCGGACCAGCAAAAGCCTTGTTTATGGATGAAATATCAACTGGGCTTGACAGTTCTACAACATTCCAGATCGTTAGATGCATGAGACAGATGGTTCATATTATGGATGTAACCATGATCATCTCTCTTCTGCAACCTGCTCCTGAGACATTCGAACTTTTTGATGATATCATTTTACTTTCAGAAGGTCATATCGTCTATCAAGGTCCACGAGAGAATATTCTTGAGTTCTTCGAACATATGGGTTTCAAATGTCCAGAAagaaaaggaattgcagattATCTGCAGGAGGTTACATCCAGGAAAGACCAAGAACAATACTGGTTTGACAAGAACCAACCTTACAGATATGTTTCACCATCTGATTTTGTATACTCATACCATTTGTTTCACCTTGGTCAAGAGCTACAAAGTAGTCTTAGTGCTccttacaataaaaaaaaatcccatcCAGCTGCATTGGTGACAGAGAAGTATGGTATCTCTAACTGGGAACTCTTTAAGGCATGTTTCTCGAGGGAGTGGTTGCTCATGAAGCGGAACTCATTTATATACGTGTTCAAAACTATGCAGATCACAATCATGTCGCTGATCACAATGACAGTGTTCTTGAGAACAGAAATGAAGCATAGTCAAATTTCTGATGGAGGAAAGTATTATGGAGCATTGTTTTTTAGTTTGATTAATGTGATTTTTAATGGGATGGGTGAGATGGCAATGACGGTTAGCAGGCTTCCGGTTTTCTTCAAGCAGAGGGATTTCCTATTCTATCCTGCGTGGGCATTTGGATTACCTATTTGGCTCCTTAGAGTTCCGGTCTCAGCACTGGAATCGGGAATCTGGGTCATTCTTACCTACTATACAATTGGGTTTGCCCCTGATATAACCAG GTTCTTCCGCCAGTTTTTGGCGTTCTTCTGTGTGCATCAAATGGCTCTCAGTCTCTTTCGGTTCATTGCTGCAGCTGGAAGAACTATGGTCATTGCTAACACTATGGGTACCTTTACCATGCTTGTtgtttttgtgcttggagggtTCATTATATCCAAAG ATGACATTCCGCCATGGATGATATGGGGCTATTATGTCTCTCCAATGATGTATGGACAGAATGCAATAGCCATCAATGAATTTCTTGATGACAGATGGAACATG CCCATCAATGACCCTGCTCACCCTAACAGTTCTGACACAACAGTCGGAAAAATGCTTCTGAAGTCCAGAGGAATGTTTGCACAAGAATACTGGTATTGGATAAGTATTGGAGCATTAGTCGGATTTTCTCTTCTCTTTAACGTGTGCTTCCTTGCGGCATTGACATATTTGACAC CTTCAGTTGATTCTAGAACTACCATGGGGGAAAGTGAGGAGGTGAAGAGCAACCAGAAGTTATCCTCTACTGGGAAACAGAAATTGACTTCCCCAGAAATCAGTTCAGTATCTGTTGAAG GTGTTGACATGGCAGTAAAAAAGGTTCCACATACTAGGAACTCAAGTATTGGCGTGGCAGACCACTCACCTCGAAGAGGAATGGTTTTACCTTTCCAGCCTCTTTCGATTTCATTCAATCACATCAATTACAGTGTCGATATGCCAGCA GAAATGAAGAAACAAGGAATAGAAGAGAACCGCCTGCAATTGCTACGAGATGTTAGTGGTGCATTTAGACCAGGTATTCTAACAGCATTAGTCGGCGTCAGTGGTGCAGGAAAGACCACGCTTATGGATGTGCTTGCAGGAAGAAAGACTGGTGGCTACATTGAAGGAACAATTAATATATCTGGTTATCCTAAAATTCAAGAAACATTTGCTAGAGTTAGCGGTTACTGTGAACAGAATGATATTCACTCACCGAACGTTACTGTTTATGAATCCATCTTGTATTCAGCCTGGTTACGACTTTCTCCGGAAGTAAAAAGGGAAAAACGACAG ATGTTTGTTGAGGAAGTTATGGAGTTGGTTGAGCTTGATCCTGTAAGGAATGCCATAGTCGGTCTTCCAGGAGTTAATGGCCTGTCGACTGAGCAAAGGAAGAGGCTCACTGTAGCTGTAGAGTTAGTTGCTAACCCATCCATCATCTTCATGGATGAGCCAACATCAGGCCTTGATGCTAGAGCTGCAGCCATTGTTATGCGGACAGTGAGAAATACAGTTGACACAGGAAGAACAGTTGTTTGCACAATTCACCAACCGAGTGTAGATATTTTTGAAGCTTTTGACGAG TTACTGTCGATGAAAAGAGGAGGACAAGTAATCTATGGTGGACCTCTTGGTCGCCACTCCCACAAGCTTATAGAATACTTTGAA TCCATTTCAGGGGTTCCGAAGATCAAAGATGGTTACAATCCTGCTACGTGGATGTTGGAAGTTACCGCACCTTCAGTTGAGACTCAACTCAAAGTAGATTTTGCACAAGCTTATGCCAATTCAACTCTTTATCA AAGGACTCAAGAACTTATCAATGAGCTAAGTTCTCCAGTACCAGGTTCTGAAGATCTTCATTTCCCTACCAAATACTCGCAGGGTTTTCCTACTCAATGCATTGCTTGTTTCCGGAAACAACACTGGTCATACTGGAGGAACCCACAATACAACTCCGTTCGATTCCTGATGAcatttatgtttggttttctatTTGGTGTTATCTTTTGGGACAAAGGCAGACAAAC GGGCAAACAACAGGACCTGCTCAATCTATTGGGGGCTATGTATGCTGCTGTTATGTTCCTTGGAGCCACCAATGCATCATCAGTGCAGTCTGTTGTGTCAATTGAGAGAACAGTCTTTTATCGCGAGAGAGCAGCAGGAATGTATTCATCACTAGCATATGCATTTTCTCAG GTGGCAATTGAGATTATTTATGTGGCGATTCAAACACTTGTTTATACTCTTCTCATATACTCGATGATCGGATTCGAATGGCAACTGCATAAATTCATATGGTTCTACTACTTCATATTCATGTGCTTCGTCTATTTCACTATGTGTGGAATGATGATGGTAGCACTTACTCCAGGGTACCAAATGGCTGCCATTGTTATGTCGTTTATCTACACCTTATGGAATTTGTTTGCAGGCTTCCTTATTCCTAGACCG CAAATACCTGTATGGTGGAGATGGTACTACTGGgcttctccagtttcatggaCACTCTACGGCCTTGTGACATCTCAAGTGGGCGACAAGAATACCCCTCTTGAGATACCAGGACAGGCAGAAAAAATAATGTTACAAGATTTTTTGAAGGATAACCTTGGCTTTGAATATAACTTCTTAGGGTATGTTGCGTTGGGACACCTCGGATTCGTTCTCCTATTCTTTTTTGTGTTTGCATACGGTATCAAATTTTTGAACTTCCAGAGACGATAG
- the LOC113322144 gene encoding pleiotropic drug resistance protein 2-like isoform X3, whose amino-acid sequence MGEENGNIGRSNSNRRGSWNTPSFSEAWSSHNQPDVFQEGNTSSRREDYEEEELKWAALERLSTDKTVQATDTNGEIDITKLRPRDKKLMESILKVVEEDNERFLRRLRDRTDRVGIEIPKIEVRFENLSIEADAYVGSRALPTLLNSTLNAVEAFLGLVWLVPSKRRINKILRNVSGIVRPSRMTLLLGPPGSGKTTLLQALSGKHDMELRVSGKITYCGHKFTEFVPQRTCAYISQDDLHHGEMTVRETLDFSGRCLGVGTRYEILAELSKREQETGIEPDPQIDAFMKATAMGGQKTSLVTDYVVKILGLDICEDIMVGNDMIRGISGGQKKRLTTGEMLAGPAKALFMDEISTGLDSSTTFQIVRCMRQMVHIMDVTMIISLLQPAPETFELFDDIILLSEGHIVYQGPRENILEFFEHMGFKCPERKGIADYLQEVTSRKDQEQYWFDKNQPYRYVSPSDFVYSYHLFHLGQELQSSLSAPYNKKKSHPAALVTEKYGISNWELFKACFSREWLLMKRNSFIYVFKTMQITIMSLITMTVFLRTEMKHSQISDGGKYYGALFFSLINVIFNGMGEMAMTVSRLPVFFKQRDFLFYPAWAFGLPIWLLRVPVSALESGIWVILTYYTIGFAPDITRFFRQFLAFFCVHQMALSLFRFIAAAGRTMVIANTMGTFTMLVVFVLGGFIISKDDIPPWMIWGYYVSPMMYGQNAIAINEFLDDRWNMPINDPAHPNSSDTTVGKMLLKSRGMFAQEYWYWISIGALVGFSLLFNVCFLAALTYLTPSVDSRTTMGESEEVKSNQKLSSTGKQKLTSPEISSVSVEGVDMAVKKVPHTRNSSIGVADHSPRRGMVLPFQPLSISFNHINYSVDMPAEMKKQGIEENRLQLLRDVSGAFRPGILTALVGVSGAGKTTLMDVLAGRKTGGYIEGTINISGYPKIQETFARVSGYCEQNDIHSPNVTVYESILYSAWLRLSPEVKREKRQMFVEEVMELVELDPVRNAIVGLPGVNGLSTEQRKRLTVAVELVANPSIIFMDEPTSGLDARAAAIVMRTVRNTVDTGRTVVCTIHQPSVDIFEAFDELLSMKRGGQVIYGGPLGRHSHKLIEYFESISGVPKIKDGYNPATWMLEVTAPSVETQLKVDFAQAYANSTLYQTQELINELSSPVPGSEDLHFPTKYSQGFPTQCIACFRKQHWSYWRNPQYNSVRFLMTFMFGFLFGVIFWDKGRQTGKQQDLLNLLGAMYAAVMFLGATNASSVQSVVSIERTVFYRERAAGMYSSLAYAFSQVAIEIIYVAIQTLVYTLLIYSMIGFEWQLHKFIWFYYFIFMCFVYFTMCGMMMVALTPGYQMAAIVMSFIYTLWNLFAGFLIPRPQIPVWWRWYYWASPVSWTLYGLVTSQVGDKNTPLEIPGQAEKIMLQDFLKDNLGFEYNFLGYVALGHLGFVLLFFFVFAYGIKFLNFQRR is encoded by the exons ATGGGGGAAGAGAATGGTAATATAGGAAGGTCAAATAGTAATAGACGAGGAAGTTGGAACACACCAAGTTTCAGTGAAGCATGGAGTTCTCATAATCAACCAGATGTTTTTCAAGAAGGGAATACAAGTAGTAGAAGAGAAGATtacgaagaagaagagttgaaatgggCTGCTTTAGAAAGGCTTTCAACTGATAAAACAGTACAAGCTACGGATACTAATGGAGAAATTGATATTACAAAATTAAGACCCCGAGATAAGAAACTTATGGAAAGTATTCTCAAGGTTGTGGAAGAAGATAATGAACGGTTTCTTCGTCGGCTCAGGGATCGCACTGATCG GGTTGGGATTGAGATTCCTAAGATTGAAGTTCGATTCGAAAATCTATCGATTGAAGCAGATGCTTACGTTGGAAGCAGGGCACTTCCTACTTTGCTCAATTCCACCTTGAATGCAGTTGAG GCATTTTTAGGACTAGTTTGGCTAGTGCCATCAAAGAGGCGGATAAACAAGATACTCCGAAACGTGAGTGGAATAGTTAGACCATCAAG GATGACACTGCTACTTGGACCTCCAGGCTCTGGGAAAACAACATTGTTGCAAGCGCTTTCGGGGAAGCATGATATGGAGCTTAGG GTATCTGGGAAAATTACATACTGCGGACATAAGTTTACAGAATTTGTCCCCCAGAGAACATGTGCTTATATCAGCCAAGATGATCTTCACCATGGAGAGATGACAGTTAGAGAAACATTAGATTTTTCTGGGCGTTGCTTGGGTGTTGGAACTAGATATGAAATTCTAGCAGAACTGTCTAAGCGTGAGCAAGAAACAGGAATAGAACCTGATCCTCAGATTGATGCATTCATGAAAGCTACTGCAATGGGAGGCCAGAAAACTAGTCTAGTTACAGATTATGTAGTCAAG ATCCTTGGACTAGACATTTGCGAGGATATTATGGTGGGTAACGATATGATTAGGGGAATTTCAGGTGGGCAAAAGAAACGTCTGACGACAG GAGAGATGTTAGCCGGACCAGCAAAAGCCTTGTTTATGGATGAAATATCAACTGGGCTTGACAGTTCTACAACATTCCAGATCGTTAGATGCATGAGACAGATGGTTCATATTATGGATGTAACCATGATCATCTCTCTTCTGCAACCTGCTCCTGAGACATTCGAACTTTTTGATGATATCATTTTACTTTCAGAAGGTCATATCGTCTATCAAGGTCCACGAGAGAATATTCTTGAGTTCTTCGAACATATGGGTTTCAAATGTCCAGAAagaaaaggaattgcagattATCTGCAGGAGGTTACATCCAGGAAAGACCAAGAACAATACTGGTTTGACAAGAACCAACCTTACAGATATGTTTCACCATCTGATTTTGTATACTCATACCATTTGTTTCACCTTGGTCAAGAGCTACAAAGTAGTCTTAGTGCTccttacaataaaaaaaaatcccatcCAGCTGCATTGGTGACAGAGAAGTATGGTATCTCTAACTGGGAACTCTTTAAGGCATGTTTCTCGAGGGAGTGGTTGCTCATGAAGCGGAACTCATTTATATACGTGTTCAAAACTATGCAGATCACAATCATGTCGCTGATCACAATGACAGTGTTCTTGAGAACAGAAATGAAGCATAGTCAAATTTCTGATGGAGGAAAGTATTATGGAGCATTGTTTTTTAGTTTGATTAATGTGATTTTTAATGGGATGGGTGAGATGGCAATGACGGTTAGCAGGCTTCCGGTTTTCTTCAAGCAGAGGGATTTCCTATTCTATCCTGCGTGGGCATTTGGATTACCTATTTGGCTCCTTAGAGTTCCGGTCTCAGCACTGGAATCGGGAATCTGGGTCATTCTTACCTACTATACAATTGGGTTTGCCCCTGATATAACCAG GTTCTTCCGCCAGTTTTTGGCGTTCTTCTGTGTGCATCAAATGGCTCTCAGTCTCTTTCGGTTCATTGCTGCAGCTGGAAGAACTATGGTCATTGCTAACACTATGGGTACCTTTACCATGCTTGTtgtttttgtgcttggagggtTCATTATATCCAAAG ATGACATTCCGCCATGGATGATATGGGGCTATTATGTCTCTCCAATGATGTATGGACAGAATGCAATAGCCATCAATGAATTTCTTGATGACAGATGGAACATG CCCATCAATGACCCTGCTCACCCTAACAGTTCTGACACAACAGTCGGAAAAATGCTTCTGAAGTCCAGAGGAATGTTTGCACAAGAATACTGGTATTGGATAAGTATTGGAGCATTAGTCGGATTTTCTCTTCTCTTTAACGTGTGCTTCCTTGCGGCATTGACATATTTGACAC CTTCAGTTGATTCTAGAACTACCATGGGGGAAAGTGAGGAGGTGAAGAGCAACCAGAAGTTATCCTCTACTGGGAAACAGAAATTGACTTCCCCAGAAATCAGTTCAGTATCTGTTGAAG GTGTTGACATGGCAGTAAAAAAGGTTCCACATACTAGGAACTCAAGTATTGGCGTGGCAGACCACTCACCTCGAAGAGGAATGGTTTTACCTTTCCAGCCTCTTTCGATTTCATTCAATCACATCAATTACAGTGTCGATATGCCAGCA GAAATGAAGAAACAAGGAATAGAAGAGAACCGCCTGCAATTGCTACGAGATGTTAGTGGTGCATTTAGACCAGGTATTCTAACAGCATTAGTCGGCGTCAGTGGTGCAGGAAAGACCACGCTTATGGATGTGCTTGCAGGAAGAAAGACTGGTGGCTACATTGAAGGAACAATTAATATATCTGGTTATCCTAAAATTCAAGAAACATTTGCTAGAGTTAGCGGTTACTGTGAACAGAATGATATTCACTCACCGAACGTTACTGTTTATGAATCCATCTTGTATTCAGCCTGGTTACGACTTTCTCCGGAAGTAAAAAGGGAAAAACGACAG ATGTTTGTTGAGGAAGTTATGGAGTTGGTTGAGCTTGATCCTGTAAGGAATGCCATAGTCGGTCTTCCAGGAGTTAATGGCCTGTCGACTGAGCAAAGGAAGAGGCTCACTGTAGCTGTAGAGTTAGTTGCTAACCCATCCATCATCTTCATGGATGAGCCAACATCAGGCCTTGATGCTAGAGCTGCAGCCATTGTTATGCGGACAGTGAGAAATACAGTTGACACAGGAAGAACAGTTGTTTGCACAATTCACCAACCGAGTGTAGATATTTTTGAAGCTTTTGACGAG TTACTGTCGATGAAAAGAGGAGGACAAGTAATCTATGGTGGACCTCTTGGTCGCCACTCCCACAAGCTTATAGAATACTTTGAA TCCATTTCAGGGGTTCCGAAGATCAAAGATGGTTACAATCCTGCTACGTGGATGTTGGAAGTTACCGCACCTTCAGTTGAGACTCAACTCAAAGTAGATTTTGCACAAGCTTATGCCAATTCAACTCTTTATCA GACTCAAGAACTTATCAATGAGCTAAGTTCTCCAGTACCAGGTTCTGAAGATCTTCATTTCCCTACCAAATACTCGCAGGGTTTTCCTACTCAATGCATTGCTTGTTTCCGGAAACAACACTGGTCATACTGGAGGAACCCACAATACAACTCCGTTCGATTCCTGATGAcatttatgtttggttttctatTTGGTGTTATCTTTTGGGACAAAGGCAGACAAAC GGGCAAACAACAGGACCTGCTCAATCTATTGGGGGCTATGTATGCTGCTGTTATGTTCCTTGGAGCCACCAATGCATCATCAGTGCAGTCTGTTGTGTCAATTGAGAGAACAGTCTTTTATCGCGAGAGAGCAGCAGGAATGTATTCATCACTAGCATATGCATTTTCTCAG GTGGCAATTGAGATTATTTATGTGGCGATTCAAACACTTGTTTATACTCTTCTCATATACTCGATGATCGGATTCGAATGGCAACTGCATAAATTCATATGGTTCTACTACTTCATATTCATGTGCTTCGTCTATTTCACTATGTGTGGAATGATGATGGTAGCACTTACTCCAGGGTACCAAATGGCTGCCATTGTTATGTCGTTTATCTACACCTTATGGAATTTGTTTGCAGGCTTCCTTATTCCTAGACCG CAAATACCTGTATGGTGGAGATGGTACTACTGGgcttctccagtttcatggaCACTCTACGGCCTTGTGACATCTCAAGTGGGCGACAAGAATACCCCTCTTGAGATACCAGGACAGGCAGAAAAAATAATGTTACAAGATTTTTTGAAGGATAACCTTGGCTTTGAATATAACTTCTTAGGGTATGTTGCGTTGGGACACCTCGGATTCGTTCTCCTATTCTTTTTTGTGTTTGCATACGGTATCAAATTTTTGAACTTCCAGAGACGATAG